One Pseudomonas brassicacearum genomic region harbors:
- a CDS encoding phosphoadenylyl-sulfate reductase: protein MSPSFDVVELATTYANKSPQDILKLAFAEFGDDLWISFSGAEDVVLVDMAWKLNKNVKVFSLDTGRLHPETYRFIDQVREHYKIEIELVSPDYTKLEPFVKEKGLFSFYKDGHGECCGIRKIEPLRRKLSDVRAWATGQRRDQSPGTRSQVAVLEIDTAFSTPERTLYKFNPLSQMTSEEVWGYIRMLELPYNSLHERGFISIGCEPCTRPVLPNQHEREGRWWWEEATQKECGLHAGNIISKSKA from the coding sequence ATGAGCCCATCGTTTGACGTCGTGGAACTCGCCACGACCTATGCCAACAAGTCCCCGCAGGACATCCTCAAATTGGCCTTCGCCGAATTCGGCGATGACCTGTGGATATCTTTCAGCGGCGCCGAAGACGTGGTGCTGGTGGACATGGCCTGGAAGCTGAACAAGAACGTCAAGGTGTTCAGCCTCGACACCGGCCGCCTGCACCCGGAAACCTATCGCTTCATCGATCAGGTGCGCGAGCACTACAAGATCGAGATCGAACTGGTTTCGCCGGACTACACGAAGCTTGAGCCCTTCGTGAAGGAAAAAGGCCTGTTCAGTTTCTACAAGGACGGCCACGGCGAGTGCTGCGGTATCCGCAAGATCGAGCCGCTGCGCCGCAAGCTCAGCGATGTCCGCGCCTGGGCCACCGGCCAGCGTCGCGACCAGAGCCCCGGTACCCGCAGCCAGGTGGCCGTGCTGGAAATCGACACGGCGTTTTCCACCCCGGAGCGCACCCTGTACAAATTCAACCCGCTGTCGCAGATGACCAGCGAAGAAGTCTGGGGTTACATCCGCATGCTGGAGCTGCCTTACAACAGCCTGCATGAACGCGGCTTCATCAGCATTGGTTGCGAGCCCTGCACCCGCCCGGTGCTGCCGAACCAGCACGAACGCGAGGGTCGTTGGTGGTGGGAAGAAGCCACGCAGAAAGAATGCGGGCTGCACGCCGGGAATATCATCAGCAAATCCAAGGCTTGA
- a CDS encoding aspartate/glutamate racemase family protein produces MRILVVNVNTTESITQAIARQAQAVAAPGTEIVGLTPYFGADSIEGNFESYLAAIAVMDRVMSYDQPFDAVIQAGYGEHGREGLQELLNVPVVDITDAGASTAMFLGHAYSVVTTLDRTVPLIEDRLKLSGLFDRCASVRASGLAVLELEQDPQRAVEAIVRQAELAVSQDKAEVICLGCGGMAGLDEQIRQRTGVPVVDGVTAAVTIAESLVRLGLSTSKVRTYATPRPKTIIGWPGRFGR; encoded by the coding sequence ATGCGAATTCTCGTGGTCAACGTCAACACCACCGAATCCATCACCCAGGCCATCGCCCGCCAAGCCCAGGCCGTGGCCGCGCCGGGCACCGAAATTGTCGGGCTCACGCCGTATTTCGGCGCCGATTCCATCGAAGGCAATTTTGAAAGCTACCTGGCGGCCATCGCGGTGATGGACCGGGTGATGTCCTACGACCAGCCATTCGACGCGGTGATCCAGGCCGGTTACGGCGAACACGGTCGAGAGGGCTTGCAGGAACTGCTGAACGTGCCGGTGGTGGACATCACCGACGCCGGCGCCAGCACCGCCATGTTCCTGGGCCACGCCTATTCGGTGGTCACCACCCTGGACCGCACCGTGCCGCTGATCGAAGACCGGCTCAAGCTGTCCGGCCTGTTCGACCGCTGCGCCTCGGTACGGGCCAGCGGCCTGGCGGTGCTGGAGCTTGAGCAAGATCCGCAACGGGCGGTCGAGGCGATCGTGCGCCAGGCCGAACTGGCGGTCAGCCAGGACAAGGCCGAGGTGATCTGCCTGGGCTGCGGCGGCATGGCCGGGCTCGATGAGCAGATCCGCCAGCGCACCGGGGTGCCGGTGGTCGATGGCGTGACTGCGGCGGTGACCATTGCCGAATCCCTGGTGCGACTGGGGTTGTCGACCTCGAAAGTGCGCACCTATGCGACGCCTCGGCCCAAGACCATCATTGGCTGGCCGGGGCGGTTTGGGCGGTGA
- a CDS encoding alpha-L-glutamate ligase-like protein: MFGFWKTWKALEARGIMGINRRNADYVLKYNKRSLYPIVDDKIITKERAIAAGIHVPELYGVISTEKEIDKLDGIIGGRTDFVIKPAQGAGGDGIIVIADRFEGRYRTVSGKIISHEEIEHHISSILTGLYSLGGHRDRALIEYRVTPDQIFKSISYEGVPDIRIIVLMGYPVMAMLRLPTRQSGGKANLHQGAIGVGVDLATGLTLRGTWLNNIITKHPDTTNAVDGVQLPYWDGFMKLAAGCYELCGLGYIGVDMVLDQEKGPLILELNARPGLNIQIANDCGLTLRTHAVEARLEELKARGVVETAEERVAFAQELFGHIPPVEG; the protein is encoded by the coding sequence ATGTTCGGCTTCTGGAAGACCTGGAAGGCCCTGGAAGCCCGGGGCATCATGGGCATCAACCGGCGTAACGCCGATTACGTGCTCAAGTACAACAAGCGCAGCCTGTACCCTATCGTCGATGACAAGATCATCACCAAGGAACGGGCCATCGCCGCCGGTATCCATGTGCCGGAACTGTATGGGGTGATTTCCACCGAAAAGGAAATCGACAAGCTCGACGGGATCATCGGCGGGCGTACCGACTTCGTGATCAAGCCGGCCCAGGGCGCGGGCGGCGACGGCATCATTGTGATTGCCGACCGCTTCGAGGGCCGTTATCGCACGGTGTCTGGCAAGATCATCAGCCACGAGGAAATCGAGCACCATATCTCCAGCATCCTCACGGGCCTGTACTCCTTGGGCGGTCACCGTGACCGGGCATTGATCGAGTACCGCGTGACGCCGGACCAGATCTTCAAGAGCATCAGCTATGAAGGCGTGCCGGACATCCGCATCATCGTGTTGATGGGCTATCCGGTGATGGCCATGTTGCGCTTGCCAACGCGCCAATCCGGCGGCAAGGCCAACCTGCACCAGGGCGCGATCGGCGTGGGTGTCGACCTCGCTACCGGCCTGACCCTGCGTGGCACCTGGCTGAACAACATCATCACCAAACACCCCGACACCACCAACGCGGTGGACGGGGTACAGCTGCCCTACTGGGACGGTTTCATGAAACTGGCCGCCGGTTGCTATGAGTTGTGCGGGCTGGGCTATATCGGCGTCGACATGGTGCTGGACCAGGAGAAAGGTCCGTTGATCCTGGAGCTGAACGCCCGCCCGGGGCTGAACATCCAGATCGCCAACGATTGCGGCCTGACCCTGCGCACCCATGCGGTGGAAGCACGCCTGGAAGAACTCAAGGCCCGTGGTGTCGTTGAAACCGCGGAAGAGCGCGTCGCGTTTGCCCAGGAGTTGTTTGGGCATATTCCGCCGGTTGAGGGCTGA
- the pabB gene encoding aminodeoxychorismate synthase component I translates to MPTCSVHPLPYRANPAEYFAAIRHAPGSVLLDSGRPSAERGRYDLLSAWPLEQLAVQPDESGGDFLQRLRTQLTQLGHAVLPDTVQLPFAGGLIGYLSYDFGRHLEALPSHAKDDLQLPDARFGVYDWALVTDHQAGTSQLVFHPHCGEDERQRLIALFSQPAAPSVTAFSLERPMTPDLSAEDYRQALERIQAYIQAGDCYQVNFSQRFRAPCEGDAWAAYQALRAACPTPFSGFQSLPDGGAVLSLSPERFVKVSEGHVETRPIKGTRPRGATPGEDAAHAAELLASPKDRAENLMIVDLLRNDLGRTCRIGSVRVPELFSLESYPNVHHLVSSVTGELAADKDALDLIAGSFPGGSITGAPKIRAMQIIDELEPTRRGLYCGSLLYLDVRGEMDSSIAIRSLLVKDGQVCCWGGGGIVADSDWQAEYQESITKVKVLLETLQNL, encoded by the coding sequence ATGCCAACCTGCTCCGTACACCCGCTGCCCTACCGCGCCAACCCCGCCGAATACTTCGCGGCGATCCGTCACGCTCCGGGTAGCGTGCTGCTCGACAGTGGCCGGCCAAGCGCCGAACGCGGGCGTTACGACCTGCTCAGCGCCTGGCCACTGGAGCAACTGGCGGTGCAACCGGACGAGAGCGGTGGCGATTTCCTGCAACGCTTACGCACTCAACTGACGCAGCTAGGGCATGCAGTCCTGCCAGACACGGTGCAATTGCCCTTCGCCGGCGGCCTGATCGGCTACCTGAGCTACGACTTCGGCCGCCACCTCGAAGCCTTGCCGTCCCACGCCAAGGACGACCTGCAACTGCCCGATGCGCGGTTCGGCGTGTACGACTGGGCGCTGGTCACCGACCACCAGGCCGGCACCAGCCAATTGGTCTTCCACCCCCATTGTGGCGAAGACGAACGCCAACGCCTGATCGCGCTGTTCAGCCAGCCGGCCGCACCATCCGTTACTGCCTTCAGCCTTGAAAGGCCCATGACGCCAGACCTCAGCGCCGAAGACTATCGACAGGCGCTCGAGCGTATCCAGGCGTATATCCAGGCGGGCGACTGCTACCAGGTCAACTTTTCCCAGCGCTTTCGCGCCCCCTGCGAAGGCGACGCCTGGGCGGCTTACCAGGCGCTGCGGGCGGCTTGCCCGACGCCATTCTCCGGCTTCCAGAGCCTACCGGATGGCGGTGCGGTGCTGAGCCTGTCGCCCGAACGTTTCGTCAAGGTCAGCGAGGGCCACGTGGAGACCCGGCCGATCAAGGGCACCCGGCCCCGAGGCGCTACACCTGGCGAAGACGCTGCCCACGCCGCCGAGCTACTGGCCAGCCCCAAGGACCGGGCGGAAAACCTGATGATCGTCGACCTGCTGCGCAATGACCTGGGCCGTACCTGCCGTATTGGTTCGGTGCGGGTACCGGAGTTGTTCAGCCTGGAAAGCTACCCGAACGTGCATCATCTGGTCAGCAGCGTGACCGGTGAGCTGGCCGCCGATAAAGACGCCCTGGACCTGATCGCCGGCAGCTTTCCCGGCGGCTCGATCACCGGAGCGCCGAAAATCCGCGCCATGCAGATCATCGACGAACTCGAACCGACCCGGCGCGGGCTGTATTGCGGCTCGTTGCTGTACCTGGACGTACGCGGGGAAATGGACAGCTCCATCGCCATCCGCAGCCTGCTGGTCAAGGATGGGCAGGTGTGTTGCTGGGGTGGCGGCGGGATTGTCGCGGACTCGGATTGGCAGGCGGAGTATCAGGAGTCGATTACCAAAGTGAAAGTGCTGCTGGAAACCTTGCAGAACCTTTAG
- the thrH gene encoding bifunctional phosphoserine phosphatase/homoserine phosphotransferase ThrH — MEIACLDLEGVLVPEIWIAFAEKTGIESLRATTRDIPDYDVLMKQRLRILDEHGLKLADIQEVIATLKPLDGAIEFVDWLRERFQVVILSDTFYEFSQPLMRQLGFPTLLCHRLITDDSGRVTGYQLRQKDPKRQSVLAFKSLYYRVVAAGDSYNDTTMLGEADAGILFHAPENVIREFPQFPAVHSFAELKQEFIKASNRNLTL, encoded by the coding sequence GTGGAAATTGCCTGTCTCGACCTGGAAGGTGTGCTGGTCCCGGAGATCTGGATCGCCTTCGCTGAAAAAACCGGGATTGAATCCCTCAGGGCAACCACGCGGGACATTCCCGACTACGACGTGCTGATGAAGCAACGGTTGCGCATCCTCGATGAACACGGTCTCAAGCTTGCCGATATCCAGGAAGTCATCGCCACCCTCAAGCCGCTGGACGGCGCCATCGAGTTCGTCGACTGGTTGCGCGAGCGCTTCCAGGTGGTGATTCTTTCCGACACGTTCTACGAATTTTCCCAACCCTTGATGCGTCAACTCGGCTTTCCGACTTTGCTGTGTCATCGATTGATTACCGATGACAGTGGGCGGGTGACCGGGTACCAACTGCGTCAGAAAGATCCCAAGCGCCAGTCGGTCCTGGCTTTCAAGAGCCTGTACTACCGCGTGGTTGCGGCGGGGGATTCCTACAACGACACCACGATGCTAGGTGAAGCCGACGCCGGCATTCTGTTCCATGCGCCTGAGAATGTGATCCGTGAATTCCCGCAATTCCCGGCGGTGCACAGCTTTGCCGAGTTGAAGCAGGAATTTATCAAGGCGTCGAACCGCAATTTGACTCTTTAA
- a CDS encoding HAD-IA family hydrolase, which yields MNAPLKEFGPIKAVIFDMDGLLLDTEGIYTEVTSIIAERYGRTFDWSVKQNIIGRGATDLANYVVQALELPITPEEFLVIREPLMRERFPHALGMPGAEELVRHLKAHNVPIAVGTSSSSLTFELKTTLHRDWFALFDFIVTADDPDVTAAKPAPDIFLTAARRLGVAPRDCLVFEDSPFGVTAAKAAGMTAIAIPDSAMADEKYAHADGIIRSLKMFQPGLCGLPELEWA from the coding sequence ATGAATGCACCGCTGAAAGAATTTGGCCCGATCAAGGCTGTGATTTTCGACATGGATGGGCTGCTGCTGGACACCGAGGGGATTTACACCGAGGTCACCTCCATCATCGCCGAGCGTTACGGGCGCACGTTCGACTGGAGCGTCAAGCAGAACATCATCGGGCGCGGCGCCACGGATCTGGCCAATTACGTTGTCCAGGCGCTGGAACTGCCGATCACTCCCGAAGAGTTCCTGGTTATCCGCGAGCCCTTGATGCGCGAGCGTTTTCCTCACGCCCTGGGGATGCCTGGCGCCGAGGAGTTGGTGCGGCATCTGAAAGCCCACAACGTTCCGATTGCGGTGGGTACCAGTTCGTCGAGCCTTACGTTCGAGCTTAAAACCACGTTGCACCGGGACTGGTTCGCGCTGTTCGATTTCATCGTGACGGCGGACGATCCTGACGTCACTGCGGCGAAACCGGCGCCGGATATCTTCCTTACTGCCGCACGCCGCTTGGGCGTTGCGCCGCGTGACTGCCTGGTGTTCGAGGATTCACCGTTCGGCGTGACGGCCGCGAAAGCCGCCGGCATGACCGCCATTGCCATTCCGGATTCGGCCATGGCGGACGAAAAATACGCCCATGCCGACGGGATCATTCGCTCTTTGAAAATGTTCCAGCCGGGCCTGTGTGGTTTGCCGGAACTGGAATGGGCCTAA
- a CDS encoding LysR family transcriptional regulator, translated as METFSSIECFVRSAEVGSFAEAARRLSVTPAAVGKSVAKLEARMGVRLFQRSTRSLTLTEAGQLFLEEVGTSFSTIQNAVANLASVGGQPAGTLKVSMGTAFGRLYVVPLLGEFLQRYPAINPDWHFDNRQVDLIGQGFDAAIGGGFELPLGVVARKLTVAHRVLVASTDYLQNHATVTEPEELALHQGILIRSPQTGRIRSWQLTSRTRQHSPLTLKMRMTMSDSEAACATAAQGLGIALVSMPFAVPYLESGALQRVLPDWYVDDGNISIYYAEHKLLPGKTRAFVDFIIEQFAEQGWGERFSAV; from the coding sequence ATGGAGACCTTCAGCAGTATCGAATGCTTTGTGCGCAGCGCCGAAGTCGGCAGCTTTGCCGAGGCCGCGCGACGCTTGAGCGTGACCCCGGCGGCGGTGGGTAAAAGCGTGGCCAAGCTTGAAGCGCGGATGGGCGTCCGGCTGTTCCAGCGTAGCACCCGCAGCCTGACCCTGACGGAGGCCGGCCAGTTGTTCCTGGAAGAGGTTGGCACCAGCTTCAGTACCATCCAGAACGCTGTCGCCAACCTGGCGAGCGTCGGCGGGCAGCCGGCGGGGACGCTGAAGGTGAGCATGGGCACGGCATTCGGTCGCCTGTATGTCGTGCCGTTGCTCGGGGAGTTTTTGCAACGGTACCCGGCGATCAATCCAGACTGGCATTTCGATAATCGGCAGGTGGACCTGATCGGCCAAGGCTTCGATGCGGCCATCGGTGGAGGTTTCGAGTTGCCCTTGGGGGTGGTGGCGCGCAAGTTGACGGTGGCCCATCGGGTACTGGTTGCATCAACTGACTACCTGCAAAACCATGCCACAGTGACCGAGCCGGAAGAGCTGGCGCTGCATCAGGGCATCCTGATCCGCTCGCCCCAGACCGGGCGGATCCGCTCATGGCAACTGACCAGCCGCACCCGGCAACACAGCCCGTTGACGCTTAAAATGCGCATGACCATGAGTGACTCGGAAGCGGCCTGCGCTACCGCAGCCCAAGGGCTGGGCATTGCCCTGGTGAGCATGCCGTTCGCCGTTCCCTACCTGGAATCCGGCGCGTTGCAACGGGTGCTGCCGGACTGGTACGTCGACGATGGCAACATTTCCATCTATTACGCCGAGCACAAGCTCTTACCGGGCAAGACCCGGGCGTTTGTGGATTTCATCATCGAGCAGTTTGCCGAGCAGGGCTGGGGAGAACGGTTCAGTGCGGTTTGA
- a CDS encoding inactive transglutaminase family protein: MRSLTLHLKMLIAILVVLGLSVTAYQIFVLGIPVTEDATDDLWNIDAKVEFVPNAKDPVKIQMFVPPLSRDYVSLNESFISNNYGVAVNRVDGNRKVTWSARRAKGNQTLYYRLVLTKRYSAEKTKVKGPTFRDSIAVEGPEKLAAEALLAPIRQHSADVETFISEAIKRVNNLNDDNVKLLLAGDPSSANKARIVELVLSIAHVPVEKVHTIRLVADQPQTPELWLRSFNGADWLYFNPDSGEQGLPTDRLLWWTGDENLITVDGGKKATVTFSMNNSEMNAIRLAKLTDENTDANFLEYSLYGLPLQTQQTFMIMVMIPIGVLVILVLRNLIGLQTLGTFTPVLIALAFRETQLGFGIILFTVITTLGLSLRSYLEHLKLQMLPRLSVVLTFVVVLIAAISLFSHKLGLERGLSVALFPMVILTMTIERLSITWEERGAGHAMKVAIGTLFAASLAHLIMSVPELVYFVFTFPAILLILVGFMLAMGRYRGYRLTELVRFKAFLKADS; this comes from the coding sequence ATGCGCTCCCTTACCCTCCATCTGAAAATGCTGATCGCCATCCTGGTGGTGCTGGGCCTGTCGGTGACGGCCTATCAGATTTTCGTGCTCGGCATTCCGGTCACCGAAGACGCCACCGACGACCTGTGGAACATCGACGCCAAGGTCGAGTTCGTGCCCAATGCCAAGGATCCGGTCAAGATCCAGATGTTCGTGCCCCCCCTGAGCCGCGACTACGTGAGCCTCAACGAAAGCTTCATCTCCAACAATTACGGGGTGGCGGTGAACCGGGTCGACGGTAACCGCAAGGTGACGTGGTCGGCCCGGCGGGCCAAGGGCAACCAGACGCTGTATTACCGGTTGGTGTTGACCAAGCGCTACAGCGCCGAAAAAACCAAGGTCAAGGGCCCGACCTTCCGCGACAGCATCGCCGTCGAAGGCCCGGAAAAGCTGGCCGCCGAAGCCCTGCTGGCGCCGATCCGCCAGCATTCGGCCGATGTCGAAACCTTCATCAGCGAGGCCATCAAGCGCGTCAACAACCTCAACGACGACAACGTCAAGCTGCTGCTGGCCGGCGATCCCTCATCGGCCAACAAGGCCAGGATCGTCGAATTGGTGCTGTCCATCGCCCACGTGCCGGTGGAAAAGGTCCACACCATCCGCCTGGTCGCCGATCAACCGCAGACACCTGAACTCTGGTTGCGCAGTTTCAACGGCGCCGACTGGCTGTACTTCAACCCGGACAGCGGCGAACAGGGCCTGCCCACCGACCGCCTGCTGTGGTGGACCGGCGATGAAAACCTGATCACCGTCGACGGCGGCAAGAAAGCCACCGTGACCTTCAGCATGAACAACAGCGAAATGAACGCCATTCGCCTGGCCAAGCTGACGGACGAGAACACCGACGCCAACTTCCTCGAATACTCGCTCTACGGCCTGCCGCTGCAAACCCAGCAGACCTTCATGATCATGGTGATGATCCCGATTGGCGTGCTGGTGATCCTGGTGCTGCGCAACCTGATCGGCCTGCAGACCCTGGGGACCTTTACCCCGGTGCTGATTGCCCTGGCCTTCCGGGAAACCCAACTGGGCTTCGGGATCATCCTGTTCACGGTGATCACCACGCTGGGCCTGTCGCTGCGCTCGTACCTGGAACACCTCAAGTTGCAGATGCTGCCAAGGCTCTCGGTGGTGCTGACGTTCGTGGTGGTGCTGATCGCTGCCATCAGCTTGTTCAGCCATAAGCTGGGCCTGGAACGTGGCCTGTCGGTGGCGTTGTTCCCGATGGTGATCCTGACCATGACCATCGAACGCCTGTCCATCACCTGGGAAGAACGCGGCGCCGGCCACGCGATGAAAGTCGCCATCGGCACCTTGTTCGCCGCCTCCCTGGCGCACCTGATCATGAGCGTGCCGGAGCTGGTGTACTTCGTATTCACCTTCCCGGCGATCCTGCTGATCCTGGTGGGCTTCATGCTGGCCATGGGGCGTTATCGCGGCTACCGCCTGACCGAGCTGGTGCGGTTCAAGGCCTTCCTCAAGGCTGACTCCTGA
- a CDS encoding glycine zipper domain-containing protein, producing the protein MRLTLSTLVLGLLVAQGAMAAGDGTAAVGGGLGGVLGNVVGQQMGGSTGAAIGAGVGGAAGSAVGARKGSRTEAAIGGGLGSAGGSIVGNRLGGSTGSTIGAGIGGAAGGALGSNLSNDNDGHSGGKKHKHKRKHR; encoded by the coding sequence ATGCGTTTGACTTTGTCCACCTTGGTGCTCGGGCTTTTGGTTGCCCAGGGCGCGATGGCTGCCGGTGACGGTACCGCTGCGGTGGGTGGTGGCCTTGGCGGTGTGTTGGGTAACGTGGTCGGCCAGCAGATGGGCGGCAGTACAGGCGCCGCGATTGGCGCTGGTGTTGGTGGTGCTGCCGGCAGTGCAGTGGGCGCGCGCAAGGGCAGCCGTACGGAAGCGGCGATTGGCGGTGGCCTGGGATCGGCTGGTGGTTCGATTGTCGGCAACCGCTTGGGCGGCTCTACCGGCTCCACCATCGGCGCGGGCATTGGCGGCGCGGCTGGCGGCGCGTTGGGCAGCAACCTGTCCAATGACAACGACGGTCACTCCGGCGGCAAGAAGCACAAGCATAAGAGAAAGCATCGCTAA
- a CDS encoding 3-oxoacyl-ACP reductase family protein: MSTQTLSGKVALIQGGSRGIGAAIVKRLAAEGAAVAFTYVSSGAKSEELQNSIIAAGGKALAIKADSADADAIRNAVAATVETFGRLDILVNNAGVLAMAPLDEFKLEDFDQTLAINVRSVFIATQAAARHMTEGGRVINIGSTNADRMPFAGGAPYAMSKSALVGLTKGLARDLGPRGITVNNVQPGPVDTDMNPADSDFASSLMSLMAIGRYGNVDEIASFVAYLAGPEAGYITGASLTIDGGFGA, from the coding sequence ATGAGCACGCAAACATTGAGCGGTAAAGTCGCCTTGATCCAGGGCGGTTCTCGCGGCATCGGCGCCGCCATCGTCAAACGCCTGGCCGCAGAAGGCGCCGCAGTGGCCTTCACCTACGTCAGCTCTGGGGCAAAGTCTGAAGAACTGCAAAACAGCATCATCGCAGCGGGCGGCAAGGCCCTGGCGATCAAGGCCGACAGCGCCGACGCCGACGCCATCCGCAACGCAGTCGCTGCCACGGTCGAGACCTTTGGCCGATTGGACATCCTGGTCAACAACGCCGGCGTCCTGGCCATGGCACCGCTGGACGAATTCAAACTCGAAGACTTCGACCAGACCCTGGCGATCAACGTGCGCAGCGTGTTCATCGCCACCCAGGCCGCCGCGCGACACATGACCGAAGGCGGTCGGGTCATCAACATCGGCAGCACCAACGCCGACCGCATGCCCTTCGCCGGTGGCGCGCCTTACGCCATGAGCAAATCCGCGCTGGTGGGGCTGACCAAAGGCCTGGCCCGCGACCTCGGCCCGCGCGGCATCACCGTCAACAATGTACAGCCCGGCCCAGTGGACACCGACATGAACCCGGCCGACAGCGACTTCGCCTCCAGCCTGATGTCGCTGATGGCGATCGGGCGCTACGGCAACGTCGATGAAATCGCCAGTTTCGTCGCTTATCTCGCGGGGCCGGAAGCCGGCTACATCACCGGTGCCAGCCTGACCATCGACGGTGGTTTCGGCGCCTGA